A section of the Roseovarius sp. W115 genome encodes:
- a CDS encoding FliM/FliN family flagellar motor switch protein, translated as MADDLDVPERNETETRNPFSAVPIEITISVGKARPLIRDLLKMGKNAVLPLDKRVDDAVELYVGERLIARGELEEMQGENLGRLSVRLTEVADLQDGLG; from the coding sequence ATGGCGGATGACCTAGATGTTCCCGAACGCAATGAGACAGAAACGCGAAATCCATTTTCCGCCGTACCGATCGAAATCACAATTTCTGTTGGTAAGGCGCGACCTCTGATCCGTGACTTACTCAAAATGGGAAAAAACGCCGTATTGCCTTTGGACAAGCGGGTCGACGATGCCGTCGAACTGTATGTCGGAGAACGTCTGATTGCCCGTGGTGAATTGGAAGAAATGCAAGGCGAAAACCTGGGTCGGCTATCTGTCCGCCTTACAGAGGTCGCAGATCTTCAAGACGGTTTGGGATGA
- the fliP gene encoding flagellar type III secretion system pore protein FliP (The bacterial flagellar biogenesis protein FliP forms a type III secretion system (T3SS)-type pore required for flagellar assembly.), protein MTFSHRASLLALVFLVASYVTPAFGQELSVSLGEGESISARAIQILVLVTVLSLAPGLAIMITCFPFMVTVLAILRQGIGLQQSPPNMLLISLALFLTYFVMEPVFNEAWSAGIVPLLQEEISTEEGVRLALDPFRAFMSSRIDQDTYLAMASLRPEFQDVPDTSSAPLSLLIPSFMLSEISRAFQVGFLLFLPFLIIDLVVAAVLMSMGMMMVPPAIVSLPFKLAFFVIADGWTLVADGLVRGYF, encoded by the coding sequence ATGACATTCTCTCACCGCGCTAGCCTTCTGGCGCTCGTCTTTCTAGTCGCATCCTACGTGACGCCTGCATTTGGACAGGAGTTGTCAGTTTCCCTCGGCGAAGGGGAATCGATCTCTGCAAGAGCGATACAGATCCTTGTTCTTGTCACAGTCCTTAGCCTTGCCCCTGGTTTGGCCATTATGATCACATGTTTCCCGTTTATGGTGACTGTGCTCGCGATTTTAAGACAGGGTATTGGACTTCAACAATCTCCGCCAAACATGCTCCTGATCAGTCTTGCCTTGTTTCTCACATATTTTGTAATGGAACCCGTTTTCAACGAAGCTTGGTCTGCGGGCATAGTGCCTCTTTTACAGGAAGAGATATCGACCGAAGAAGGTGTTCGGCTGGCACTTGATCCTTTTCGTGCATTTATGTCGTCACGGATTGATCAGGATACGTACTTAGCCATGGCCTCATTGAGACCGGAGTTCCAGGATGTTCCGGATACCTCTTCCGCACCTTTGTCCTTACTAATCCCAAGCTTTATGCTCTCGGAAATCTCCCGTGCCTTTCAGGTTGGCTTCCTGCTATTTCTCCCATTCCTGATCATTGACCTTGTCGTTGCAGCGGTTTTGATGTCCATGGGCATGATGATGGTCCCACCTGCTATTGTCTCGCTTCCATTCAAGCTGGCGTTCTTTGTGATTGCAGATGGATGGACTTTGGTCGCAGATGGCCTTGTACGCGGATACTTTTAG
- a CDS encoding flagellar basal body P-ring protein FlgI, with the protein MKTLFKFLTLVSLLWCAFVLNADVAASPIRLKDLVEFDGVRGNDLIGYGLVVGLNGSGDGIRNAPFTEEIMSNILERLGVNITGEQFRPKNVAAVFVTASIPPFSRSGSQIDVTVSAIGDAKSLLGGTLVMTPLNAADGQIYAVAQGTVIAGGSAAEGEAGAVVQGVPTAGVIPSGARIEREIDFELSALNTMRLALREPDFTTASRIEASINAEFGRPVALMLDPGTVKIDVDATNARSTAHALSRIENLLVEPERRARVVVDQRSGTIVMGEDVRISRVAVSQGNLTLRVEESPLVVQPNPFSQGETVVVPRTTAEIEEEPGIGLAEVRPGTSLSEVIAGLNALGVSPRDMIDILKSIKAAGALHAEFVVR; encoded by the coding sequence ATGAAAACGCTTTTTAAATTCTTGACACTGGTCTCTCTGCTTTGGTGCGCGTTTGTATTGAATGCAGATGTTGCGGCCAGTCCAATCAGGCTTAAAGATCTTGTCGAGTTTGACGGTGTGCGTGGGAACGATCTGATCGGATATGGGCTTGTTGTTGGATTAAACGGCTCTGGCGACGGCATCAGAAACGCGCCTTTCACCGAAGAGATCATGTCAAACATTCTTGAACGGCTGGGCGTCAACATCACGGGCGAGCAGTTCCGCCCAAAAAACGTGGCGGCAGTGTTTGTCACCGCCAGCATTCCGCCATTTTCGCGGTCTGGCTCTCAGATCGATGTGACGGTATCGGCCATTGGCGATGCCAAGAGCCTTTTGGGAGGAACGCTGGTCATGACACCGCTAAATGCGGCTGATGGTCAAATCTATGCGGTTGCCCAAGGTACGGTGATTGCCGGAGGCAGCGCCGCAGAAGGTGAAGCTGGCGCTGTGGTGCAAGGCGTTCCAACCGCGGGTGTTATTCCATCGGGCGCGCGCATTGAACGGGAAATCGATTTCGAACTCTCGGCGCTGAACACCATGAGGCTTGCTCTGCGCGAGCCTGACTTCACAACAGCGAGCCGCATTGAAGCGAGCATCAATGCCGAATTTGGGCGGCCTGTTGCTTTGATGCTTGATCCAGGCACTGTCAAAATTGATGTGGACGCAACCAATGCGCGATCAACTGCGCATGCACTGAGCAGGATCGAAAACCTTCTTGTTGAGCCAGAGCGTCGAGCCCGCGTTGTTGTCGACCAAAGGTCGGGAACCATAGTGATGGGAGAAGATGTAAGGATTTCTCGGGTCGCAGTGTCTCAGGGAAACCTGACACTTCGCGTTGAGGAATCCCCTTTGGTGGTTCAACCAAACCCTTTTTCTCAAGGTGAAACCGTAGTTGTTCCCCGCACAACTGCGGAGATTGAAGAAGAACCTGGAATTGGGCTTGCAGAGGTGCGCCCAGGCACATCCCTCTCGGAAGTGATCGCCGGATTAAACGCTCTGGGTGTTTCGCCCAGAGATATGATCGACATCCTGAAAAGTATCAAAGCTGCTGGGGCTTTACATGCTGAGTTCGTTGTGCGCTGA
- a CDS encoding flagellin, whose product MVDFTLGDLSRNFVLRRQNTFLKQNLERLTQELSSGRTTDVAAHLSGRLAPLSDLEHESKILKSQSVVVAELQSQASVIQIALKNIQAQTSSLADDLAVASVSISAVNVDALSGEAKATLESVISSLNTRYSGRSLFSGTTVDISPIENIDGILSGLAATIAGETTAADVLAAADNYFDAPGGGFETDIYLGATENLSPVSLGSGDSVLLDVRADDPVFRTTLKAVALSAMLGDLSGSLDVAEQRRLAENLAELTLSNQSQITGLRAELGYAEQRIDAAATRTATEIQAVDLGRDALLGVDPFQTATDLEATQNQLETLYTITSRSFRLSLVNFLS is encoded by the coding sequence GTGGTTGATTTCACATTAGGTGATCTGAGCAGAAACTTTGTGCTGCGTCGCCAAAACACGTTTCTGAAGCAAAATTTGGAGCGTTTGACCCAGGAGCTCTCAAGCGGCCGTACGACAGACGTCGCGGCTCATCTTTCCGGACGTTTGGCACCGTTGTCGGATCTCGAACACGAGAGTAAAATCCTCAAAAGCCAGTCCGTCGTCGTTGCTGAATTGCAGTCACAGGCCAGCGTGATTCAGATCGCGCTAAAGAACATACAAGCCCAAACAAGCAGTCTTGCCGATGATCTCGCGGTCGCATCAGTTTCAATTTCGGCCGTTAATGTCGATGCATTGTCCGGTGAAGCGAAAGCCACGCTCGAAAGTGTGATTTCATCATTGAACACACGTTATTCTGGCCGTTCCTTGTTTTCAGGGACAACGGTCGACATCTCGCCAATAGAAAACATAGATGGGATACTCAGTGGTCTTGCGGCAACAATTGCAGGAGAAACTACAGCTGCTGATGTTCTGGCCGCAGCAGATAACTATTTTGATGCGCCCGGTGGTGGATTTGAGACAGATATCTATTTGGGTGCGACGGAAAACCTGTCGCCTGTGTCATTGGGCTCGGGAGATTCTGTTCTACTTGACGTGCGCGCCGATGATCCTGTTTTCAGAACCACGCTGAAGGCTGTCGCTCTGTCCGCAATGCTGGGCGATTTGTCAGGGTCTTTGGATGTTGCGGAACAAAGGCGTTTGGCGGAAAACTTAGCGGAGCTTACGCTGTCGAACCAAAGTCAGATTACTGGTTTGCGGGCTGAACTAGGATATGCTGAACAACGTATTGATGCTGCGGCTACCCGTACCGCAACGGAAATACAAGCAGTAGACCTGGGGCGCGATGCGCTTTTGGGCGTCGACCCGTTTCAAACGGCGACGGATCTTGAGGCCACGCAAAACCAGCTTGAGACGCTTTACACAATCACTTCGCGGTCTTTCCGTCTTAGCCTTGTGAATTTCCTTTCATGA
- the flgK gene encoding flagellar hook-associated protein FlgK yields MSISSALSNALSGLAASSRSAGVVSNNLANVLTEGYAPRGIELTTRSDGHGGGVSIGSVTRNVDAVLLGERRLADSAMAYNTPLADFATGLEAEIGIPGKTGSLSDRFARLEAAFIAASATPEDDIRLSEVALRADQLGEKLNAISDHIQTERVRADEKIAQAVGAINTKLEQIQRLNAQIANANNAGHPNASLQDERQSAIDTLAEYVPVRLTPRTNGTVAIYTPGGAVLVDGKPASFSFTSSNLIEPHMTVENGLISGLEINDVPVAASGDRSPISGGRLAALFEVRDSLSVTAQSEIDAIARNLVERFQNPGLDPTTAATDPGLFTDGGTFFTSSNELGLAGRISVNHIVVPDKGGDLRHLRDGLGALAAGPTGNGVLLNAFKDALNGTNAMASGGLGATQRSFDGHIASLASKVSHQRLTFEENLSFATAQQTSLVELELQNGVDSDAELQRLLLVEQAYGANARMIQTVEDLLDTLLRI; encoded by the coding sequence ATGAGCATTTCATCTGCCCTGTCCAACGCATTGTCAGGACTCGCGGCAAGTTCGCGATCTGCCGGGGTTGTGTCAAACAACTTAGCCAACGTCCTCACAGAAGGTTACGCACCACGAGGTATTGAGCTTACAACACGCAGCGATGGACATGGCGGCGGCGTGTCAATCGGGTCCGTCACACGCAATGTCGATGCCGTTCTTCTGGGCGAAAGACGTCTTGCCGATAGCGCAATGGCATACAACACGCCGCTTGCTGATTTTGCGACAGGTCTGGAAGCAGAAATCGGAATACCCGGTAAAACAGGATCGTTGAGTGACCGGTTCGCCAGACTAGAGGCTGCTTTTATTGCCGCAAGCGCTACGCCTGAGGACGATATTCGTCTATCGGAAGTGGCCCTGCGCGCCGATCAACTTGGCGAAAAACTGAACGCGATATCGGACCACATTCAAACAGAACGCGTTCGTGCTGATGAGAAGATCGCTCAGGCAGTTGGTGCCATCAACACAAAGCTAGAACAGATTCAACGCTTGAACGCGCAAATTGCGAACGCCAATAACGCGGGACATCCAAACGCATCCCTGCAAGATGAGCGGCAAAGTGCAATCGACACCTTAGCGGAATATGTGCCGGTCCGCTTGACCCCAAGAACTAATGGGACTGTGGCTATCTACACACCAGGTGGTGCTGTGTTGGTTGATGGAAAACCAGCAAGTTTTTCTTTTACTTCTTCAAACCTGATCGAGCCGCATATGACTGTCGAGAACGGCTTGATATCCGGGTTGGAGATAAATGACGTTCCGGTCGCAGCCTCGGGTGATCGAAGCCCAATCTCAGGGGGTCGACTCGCTGCTCTTTTTGAAGTCCGGGATTCTCTGTCGGTCACAGCACAGTCGGAAATCGACGCAATTGCTCGTAATCTTGTCGAGCGCTTTCAAAACCCTGGTTTGGATCCGACGACTGCGGCCACAGACCCAGGTTTGTTTACAGATGGCGGCACCTTTTTTACGTCATCCAATGAACTGGGATTGGCAGGTCGAATTTCTGTCAATCACATCGTGGTTCCGGACAAAGGCGGAGACCTGAGACATCTCCGTGACGGGCTGGGTGCTTTGGCTGCGGGACCAACGGGAAATGGCGTGCTGCTGAACGCGTTTAAGGATGCACTGAATGGAACCAACGCAATGGCATCTGGTGGGTTAGGTGCAACGCAGCGTTCATTTGACGGACATATTGCGTCTCTGGCCTCAAAGGTTTCGCATCAGCGTTTAACTTTTGAAGAAAATCTAAGTTTTGCCACAGCTCAGCAAACCAGCCTGGTCGAATTGGAACTTCAGAATGGAGTAGACTCTGATGCCGAGTTGCAACGTCTTCTTCTCGTTGAACAGGCCTATGGCGCAAATGCGCGCATGATCCAGACCGTCGAAGACCTTCTTGATACATTGCTGAGGATATAG
- a CDS encoding flagellar hook protein FlgE — translation MTISSALNASVAGLGANATRLAAISDNIANSATYGYKRVEADFQSMVISSSGGSYSAGGVRSSTQRLIDESGSLVSTSNATDLAVRGRGMLPVALSSEVEVANGAHQMFLTTTGSFRTDADGRLVTESGLVLLGWPANPDGTVPEFPRDTSDGLQPVQINVNQLTGEPTTRLDLGVNLPATETESSAPGDPQQLSIEYYDNLGKSENILIQFTPTIPATGSSNQWTMTLTDSAQAGAVVGEYVLTFDDSRTSGGTLQNVATTSGGTYNATDGTILVNVDGGPMEINIGNLGASNGLTQLSDSFAPLSISKDGSPVGNMIAAEVDENGFVHASFDTGITRIIYQVPLVDLPNPNGMVAMDQQTYLPSPDSGSFFLWDAGDGPTGDVVSFAREESATDVAGELTDMIQTQRAYSSNAKVIQTVDEMLQETTNIKR, via the coding sequence ATGACAATTTCTTCCGCTTTGAACGCGAGTGTTGCGGGCCTTGGGGCAAATGCAACCAGACTCGCCGCAATTTCCGACAATATCGCAAACTCTGCGACTTATGGGTACAAAAGGGTCGAAGCGGATTTTCAATCCATGGTCATTTCGTCCAGTGGTGGGAGCTATTCTGCCGGTGGTGTTCGGTCGAGCACGCAACGTCTCATTGATGAAAGTGGATCGCTTGTCTCGACATCGAACGCGACAGACTTGGCTGTGCGGGGCCGTGGCATGTTGCCGGTAGCGCTTTCGAGCGAGGTCGAGGTTGCCAACGGCGCGCATCAGATGTTCCTGACAACGACGGGGTCGTTTCGGACAGATGCAGATGGACGACTTGTTACGGAGTCTGGCCTGGTTCTTCTCGGCTGGCCCGCAAATCCCGATGGCACTGTTCCAGAATTCCCGCGTGACACAAGCGATGGATTGCAGCCAGTGCAGATTAACGTAAACCAGCTGACTGGCGAACCAACGACACGGCTTGATCTTGGCGTAAATCTCCCTGCGACCGAAACAGAGTCCAGCGCTCCTGGTGATCCGCAGCAACTCTCTATCGAGTATTATGATAACCTGGGAAAATCAGAGAATATTCTGATTCAATTCACGCCAACGATACCGGCTACAGGCTCTAGCAACCAATGGACCATGACGCTGACAGACTCAGCGCAGGCCGGAGCGGTTGTTGGAGAATACGTTCTAACATTCGATGACTCCCGAACGTCCGGTGGAACGCTACAGAATGTCGCGACCACGTCCGGGGGCACGTACAATGCAACTGATGGCACGATTCTTGTGAATGTCGATGGTGGCCCGATGGAAATCAACATCGGCAACTTAGGCGCATCAAATGGTCTTACACAGTTGTCAGATAGCTTCGCGCCCCTCTCAATATCCAAAGATGGATCACCAGTCGGCAATATGATTGCAGCCGAGGTTGATGAAAACGGATTTGTGCACGCTTCATTCGACACAGGGATCACACGGATCATCTACCAAGTGCCTTTGGTCGACTTGCCAAATCCCAACGGGATGGTCGCGATGGATCAGCAGACATATCTGCCCTCTCCGGATAGCGGATCGTTTTTCCTATGGGATGCTGGCGATGGTCCGACCGGTGATGTGGTGTCCTTTGCCAGAGAAGAGTCCGCGACGGACGTGGCCGGTGAGCTCACCGATATGATTCAGACGCAGCGCGCGTATTCATCCAATGCCAAGGTCATTCAGACTGTGGATGAGATGCTGCAAGAAACAACGAACATTAAGCGTTGA
- a CDS encoding flagellar motor protein MotB, with protein sequence MSGSGENAAPVIIKRKKVTGGDGHHGGAWKVAYADFVTAMMAFFLLMWLLNATTEKQRKGIADYFSPTVPISRVSGGGDGDFGGESVFSEVVLPQNGTGATQMRPTESSQARGEMGLNEDGASSDTIDESQQDVLVQAKENIEDILAGKSGESTVSKDTRRHIVTRVTDEGLIIEIFDRDNAPLFEGNTDQETQLLQEIVALVAAASRLVENDVAIEGHVRAAPVVKKENPVWDISIARADRVRELLEDANLTTERISRVTGHADREPTTSNKMSVRNNRLEVILLRDGSP encoded by the coding sequence ATGAGTGGGTCCGGCGAAAACGCTGCGCCAGTCATCATCAAAAGGAAAAAGGTTACCGGCGGCGACGGGCATCACGGGGGTGCTTGGAAGGTTGCTTACGCTGACTTCGTGACCGCCATGATGGCGTTTTTTCTTTTGATGTGGCTTCTGAATGCGACAACGGAAAAACAGAGAAAAGGTATTGCAGATTACTTTAGTCCGACAGTGCCGATCAGCCGCGTGTCGGGTGGTGGCGATGGTGACTTTGGCGGAGAGAGCGTTTTCTCTGAAGTTGTTCTTCCCCAAAACGGCACCGGCGCGACACAGATGCGCCCAACAGAATCAAGTCAGGCACGAGGCGAAATGGGTTTGAATGAAGATGGTGCAAGTTCTGATACAATCGACGAAAGTCAGCAAGATGTGCTGGTTCAGGCCAAGGAAAACATTGAAGATATACTGGCTGGCAAAAGCGGCGAAAGCACTGTGTCAAAGGATACACGCCGACATATTGTCACTCGTGTGACCGATGAAGGTCTGATAATTGAAATTTTTGACCGCGATAATGCGCCTTTGTTTGAGGGCAATACAGATCAAGAAACTCAGCTTCTACAAGAGATCGTTGCGTTGGTCGCAGCCGCTTCTCGACTTGTGGAAAACGATGTTGCTATTGAGGGCCATGTCCGGGCCGCTCCAGTTGTGAAAAAGGAAAATCCGGTTTGGGACATATCCATTGCACGCGCGGACCGCGTGCGCGAGTTGCTGGAAGATGCCAATTTGACCACAGAGAGGATTAGCCGTGTCACCGGACATGCTGATCGTGAACCAACTACGTCAAACAAAATGTCTGTCCGAAATAATCGCCTCGAGGTTATCTTGCTTCGCGATGGAAGCCCGTGA
- a CDS encoding DUF1761 domain-containing protein: protein MEIVNVVVAAIASYAFGTVWYMTLANPWMDAAGVAKGPDGRPENSGNPLPYILAFVAALLVAGMMRHIFELSSIDTIGKGFVSGLGIGLFLASPWIMINNAFAGRPFRLILIDGGYATFGCAIIGFVLTLF from the coding sequence ATGGAGATCGTTAACGTAGTTGTTGCGGCTATTGCCAGCTATGCATTTGGCACCGTTTGGTACATGACGCTGGCCAATCCCTGGATGGACGCAGCGGGTGTTGCCAAAGGACCCGATGGACGTCCGGAGAATAGTGGCAACCCGCTTCCCTACATTCTGGCATTCGTTGCCGCGCTTTTGGTCGCGGGAATGATGCGGCATATTTTTGAGTTGAGCAGCATCGATACGATTGGCAAAGGGTTTGTTTCGGGTCTGGGAATTGGTCTGTTTTTGGCAAGCCCATGGATCATGATCAACAATGCCTTTGCGGGTCGCCCCTTTCGCCTCATCCTAATTGACGGCGGGTATGCCACATTTGGCTGTGCCATCATCGGTTTTGTTCTGACACTGTTCTAA
- a CDS encoding EVE domain-containing protein, translating into MRYWLFKSEPSTWSWDQQVAKADDGEEWDGVRNYQARNFMREMKVGDRGFFYHSQTEKAVVGIVEVIAEAHPDSTTDDDRWECVDIKALWPVEAPVTLEMIKADPRLDDMVLVKNSRLSVQPVTAEEWKVVCGLAGISP; encoded by the coding sequence ATGCGGTATTGGCTCTTCAAATCCGAACCCTCAACCTGGAGCTGGGATCAGCAAGTCGCCAAAGCCGATGACGGTGAAGAGTGGGACGGCGTGCGCAACTACCAGGCGCGCAATTTCATGCGAGAGATGAAAGTCGGTGACAGAGGCTTCTTTTACCATAGCCAAACCGAGAAGGCCGTGGTTGGCATTGTCGAAGTGATCGCCGAGGCCCACCCGGACAGCACCACAGATGATGACAGATGGGAATGCGTGGATATCAAAGCGCTCTGGCCGGTTGAGGCGCCGGTGACTTTGGAGATGATCAAGGCCGATCCCAGGTTGGATGACATGGTTCTTGTAAAGAATTCCCGGCTGTCTGTGCAGCCTGTAACCGCCGAAGAATGGAAAGTTGTCTGCGGGCTGGCTGGTATTTCACCCTAG
- a CDS encoding YciI family protein — translation MLVALIARDKPGALQTRLDNRDAHIAYLKSTNMVSQAGPLLDANEDMIGSLIVLDVEDMAAAETWAASDPYAKAGLFQSVELIPWKKVI, via the coding sequence ATGCTGGTTGCCCTAATCGCCCGTGACAAGCCTGGCGCGCTACAGACCCGCTTGGACAATCGCGACGCGCATATCGCGTATCTCAAATCCACCAACATGGTGTCGCAGGCGGGTCCGCTTTTGGATGCCAATGAAGACATGATTGGGTCTTTGATCGTGCTTGATGTCGAGGACATGGCGGCGGCGGAAACCTGGGCTGCATCTGATCCGTATGCAAAGGCAGGATTGTTCCAAAGCGTTGAGCTTATCCCCTGGAAGAAGGTGATCTGA
- a CDS encoding NAD(P)H-dependent glycerol-3-phosphate dehydrogenase, protein MIHVMGAGAYGTALAVSLAQNGPVTLWLRDKVQAKEIQETRENRKRLPGVRLPDNLTVTSAMPAPKDGELTLLAVPTQKLRGFLESHVAQLGRGPLIACCKGMELGTGLSPTKVISALRPQGISAILTGPSFAADVARGLPTALTFACADAESGTGIQAQLTTPNIRVYRTTDVIGAEFGGALKNVMAIGCGAVIGAGLGESARSALMTRGFAEIVRVATTHGAQRDTLSGLSGFGDLVLTCTSEQSRNYMYGQSIGRGDVFDETVTVEGAATARAMTQLAQDQGLDLPVTTAVCGLVQGKLKVRDAMDMLLSRPLKEE, encoded by the coding sequence ATGATCCATGTGATGGGCGCAGGGGCGTATGGCACAGCCCTAGCTGTGTCCTTGGCGCAAAACGGACCGGTTACACTCTGGCTCCGGGATAAAGTGCAGGCAAAAGAGATCCAGGAGACCCGTGAAAATCGCAAGCGCCTGCCGGGTGTCAGGTTACCTGACAATTTGACTGTGACCTCAGCTATGCCTGCACCGAAAGACGGCGAGTTGACGCTTCTTGCTGTACCAACACAGAAACTACGAGGGTTTCTGGAGTCGCATGTTGCTCAGCTTGGTAGGGGGCCCTTGATTGCCTGTTGCAAGGGAATGGAGCTTGGAACTGGGCTGAGCCCGACGAAGGTGATCTCAGCGCTTCGGCCGCAAGGGATTAGTGCCATACTGACAGGCCCCTCATTCGCGGCGGATGTGGCGCGTGGGTTGCCAACGGCTTTGACGTTTGCCTGCGCGGATGCGGAGTCGGGTACAGGCATACAGGCGCAACTCACTACCCCCAATATTCGGGTTTATCGCACCACCGATGTCATTGGCGCAGAATTTGGTGGTGCCCTGAAAAATGTGATGGCCATCGGATGCGGTGCGGTGATCGGTGCGGGTCTGGGCGAAAGCGCACGCTCGGCGCTTATGACGCGCGGGTTTGCTGAAATCGTGCGTGTTGCTACGACACACGGGGCGCAGCGGGACACGTTGTCTGGTCTGTCGGGATTTGGTGATCTGGTTCTGACCTGTACGTCTGAGCAATCCAGAAACTACATGTATGGTCAAAGTATCGGTCGAGGCGATGTCTTTGACGAGACTGTTACCGTCGAAGGTGCGGCGACAGCACGTGCCATGACCCAGCTTGCCCAGGACCAGGGTCTTGATCTGCCCGTGACCACAGCTGTCTGCGGATTGGTCCAAGGAAAATTGAAGGTTCGGGATGCAATGGATATGTTGTTGTCCAGACCATTGAAGGAAGAATAA